Genomic DNA from Salvia miltiorrhiza cultivar Shanhuang (shh) chromosome 1, IMPLAD_Smil_shh, whole genome shotgun sequence:
TTCCAATATCCATCAAGAATTCAAGAATGATACCTCATTGGTGCCCAACAAAATTCATGACGCCGTCGTTTTACCAATGCCCGGCGGCGCCGTCGGGCCGGAGAGCTTCACCTTCGACAGCCGCGGCGGCGGCCCCTACACCGGCGTCTCCGACGGGAGGATTATCCGGTGGCAGGCGAATGAAAGCCGGTGGGTGGACTTCGCCGTCACATCGCCCAAGAGGTcactttttccttttaatttctttctgTTCCTTTTTACGATATTTACATTTTCATcatcttttttttcttaaatgataTTCTCATCATCATTAACACTTCCTcttaatttatacatatatgAAATTAACCGATAATACTAGTGAGATTCtcgtgaaaattatattttcttaatattttactaaacatataaaattattgtattcgtagtaaaattaattaaaaaaaattaaaccttATAATATTCGAATTTAAGTAATGCAATAACAGTAAATTTTACaatataaaaattagaaaaagaaaaaaaaaatataccttACGATTTAAATAAAGTTGTGATTTGAACTCCGTCTCCACCACATATAGGGAAACGTAAGTAAGAACCAAAACGGTTTAAGTTGGTTTCCCCCTATTTGGTGAGATGCCACTGCTcgctttgttttgtttgtatGAGCGATATTGCTTGCGTGTGAAAAAATATACTGCATTCTGTTTCTcactgaaaaaaataaaaaaaatatactcctgTATTCTATTCTGTTATCTATGATGCAAACATACATAAATTCTGTTACCTTACAAAATTTTGCGGTTAATCGTGATGATGATTTATGACGTTATCAAGATGTGTACTGCTATATTCTTTTTGGATAATGTACTACTGCCTTCTGGATCTGCCTAATTCAAATCTATTATACTACTGCTATAGAAATGTGGTATATTTTTCGAATTTTGATGCATTaaaattatgataaatttatttatttttaaatatatataatactattattaaatttaaaatttatacgtGTAAgtcatttaatcattttattaagtaaattattattttcatgtaGGTAGGAATCACAATTGCAAAGATTCATTAATAAAGGTGAATAGTGATCCGagcccgaattcgatttccatGCCGTAAATCCAActcaaaataaaagtaataaataaataaataaggtaTTGTAGGGGACCAAACCCCAAAGAAGGGCTTCTATTATTAGGCATAAATGAACGCTGCTGATCTATTCAGATATTCGATTTCGATGAATAAAATATCGTTTGTGAATTGTGATGGTGCAAGTTTCTAGAATTTGTAATTTAGTTGAGGACAATCTTTTTTCAAGGTCTGAAAATACAAATCAAAGGGCTtgacattaatttatatatttatatatctccATCTacatagaatttaaatataaatttcttTGATCTCTCAACTATATtaaaaactctctctctctctctatatatatatatattgtgttaatTAATTTAGGAGCTAACTTACTGACATCCACAAATATTGTGTTGGATTTCTAACAACCCAATTTGTAGGTACGTCATTTGCTTTCCATGGCCCAGACTTATCTACTTATCTTCTCGTTATtgtatttttcttgatttttcatGTTTGTTTCGTAACAAAACAAAGTTTGGATATTACCATCAacctaatatttatttgaaaatgttgaatttgtatatatatttttctttgttttttaaaatttaaaaagtggAATCTTTTTAAAGTTGAGGAAGATCgtattattaattgaattacGTTTCATTGtctttttatgtaatttttattttgttgtaggagtttataagttagagagcaagaaaaaaaaaatctaaattaccttaaaaatggaaagaaaactAGCACATACTTCATTCactagataattaatttatcttgCATGCATGATTTTGGCCATGGTCACAATCCCGGTGTGAATAAAACTCAACATATGATCGTTTCAATTTGAGTGTGTCTGCCCAAATAGTACATGtgattagattattttaagctGGTAAACATTAAATTTTAGTCTATTTtgtacccttttttttttttgcttttttcaGAGGGTGTGTTTTGAACTCTATATCTTATTGTTTATAGATTGAAGTATATATACTTTGAATGTCCCATTggaaaaaaatatttgtttctTCCTTTGtaacttaaaaaattaaaatatttatgcaAATTTAAACTTATGgagacaaaaaagaaaagagagcaCCCAAGCAAATATGAAAAGAAGACTGTTGAAATGTGTGACATGCCATCTGAAGTTACTTCCCCACATATATTTGCAATTAAATGTGCATGTTAGTtttgttttaaatatttatctGAACATTATATAATTAACTCAATTGAATTCCTTTATAAAGGTATTCTCAAGATACAAAATTCCAATCCTCGTCCCCAAATAATAGTTGAAaaaagaacttcaaatatttaTGAGGGAGTTGAAACAAGCCCAACACAATCTATAGTGCTAGAGTCTTTTAGCGATTTTGCTTCGTGGTGCTTCCTACACCTCATGCACAATCTTGGATTCGACCACTGCTtacactaaataaaataatatgatCGGAAAAAGACAATTCAAATATGTCCATACacatttctcaaaaaaaaaaaaaaattgttcttgcactcaaataattaaaataaagggGTCCATTTCTACCCAGCTTTTACACTCTTCGATATTCACAATTGAGACACGCGTGGTGTGGCTCAAATTATTCGTAATAGTACATACATTTACTTTCTAATTTTATGGTATTTAAAATTTAGTCGATACGTAACATGTGattattatttgaatatttaacTAGTATagttctgataaaaaaaaattatacattcaAATTATATCTACACagttatttttaaatagttacTGGTCAACAAATAACTATTCAAACACAAAAAGTTCCATAATTCATAAACATTATTTGCCTCACTTTTTTCTCaatacatataattaaaaaaaattaattagataaagcaatataaaattatcaaactCCAGTATACCACATTATAAAAAATGTACTCCCGTGGATTACTAAACTCTAACTAAAAGCGTCGGCCGGTCGCACATGAAGTGATGAAACTTTGGTATTTAAAAGTTcccaatttattattattattattattaattttttttttagggggaaAAAGttcccaaattttttttaacgaaAAGCTCCCAATATTATTCTGGTActtcatttgatttttatttttattttggtaagTAGGGATGGGTGCGTAGGTGGCGGTGATCAGTCTGAAATGGAGCACATTTGTGGGAGGCCATTGGGCCTTTGCTTCAATGTGAAAACGGGCGGGCTCTATATCGCGGATGCATATATGGGCCTCGTTTATGTGGGCCCAAATGGTGGGCTTTCTAGACCAATAGTAAAAGAAGTCAACGGAATTGGTTTGGGCTTCACAAATTCTGTGGACGTTGATCAGAGCACCGGAGTCGTGTATTTTACAGACAGCAGTACGAGGTTCCAAAGAAGGTAAACTGTCTTACATTTCaaacttaaaaaattattcgatattttattgaaaattaatactACATCTATCCcactttttttttccaaatatcTCACAAATATAGTTAAGTTCTGCTAATTAAAATTGTATTGAATTATTGTTTTATTATAATATCTTCACTCaatatttatgaaaatgatgtgccaagaaataaataaggaaaaaatataacaaatgtatattgcctattttttttttccaaaactAATTTTTTAACTTTGGGTGAAAACTGAAAGGTGACTATTTTTGTGGGATAGGGAGAGTATTAGAGAAAAGAAGTAATTATAAGCCCCAAATTGATATAAATAACCCTAATTaattgttataaaattaaactaaatcacgacaaattgaaattgaaaaaaaatgaaaatcttAAAAATATTAAAGGAGTAATAGCtcctaaatacatgaactttcacaCATGAAGATTTACCTTTGAAtacactaattttttatttttatttttatttttattttacacacGATGAACATTTTCAGTGAATGAATGTTGATATGGAAGTTGAAAAAGTGGCTTGAACTGAAATATTCCGAAATGATGTAGTTAAAATATATTAGTAATGAAATGTTGTAGTTACATTATACAATTAGtcctaatttttaaaattattactccctccgttccacgaatcttgacacgtttggtttcggcacgagaattaaggagttgtagattagtgttttaaatgtgtagataataaaatactcccttcgtcccacttccatagtccacttcactttttcacacatattaagaaaatgcaataaatagtacttgaaaaattcaaatagtacTTGGAAAATACAAAACATATGTAACTATTCAATTTTGCCcttatttattctatgtttgactatatttaaataaggttactttggaaaaaaaaaagaaatttaatgctaatttaatttaaaaagtgGACTATATTGTGGGACATCTAAAAAAGGAATAAGGGACTATGAAGGTGGGACATAGGGAGtattaaagtgataaagtatgggagagaatgtgataaagtgataaagtagaaggcAGAATGTGATAAAGTTGGAGAGAAGAGTTAATAATTGTTAGTACTATATTTAGAAACGTGTCGAGATTCGTGGAACGATCCAAAAAAGCatacgtgtcaaaattcgtaGGATGGAGAGCGTATTTAAGTTAGCATTTTTTGCAATTTAAAGCTTAAAGAGATGTGTGTTCACGATTCAAAGCTATGGATTTGTCATTTAAATAGATTTGCTTAAAAGAGATGTGGGTTCCCGATTCAAAACTATGAATTTGTCATTCAAGTAGATTTGGGGACTCGAAATAAAAATTCATGATTAAGTTGTGTGCGAATATTCATCATGTATAAAATCagaataaaatagtaaaatttaatatatttaaaagtaagatttataatttatatagacaattaatatatgaaatttgtgTATTAAAACGCTATTATTAAAGTTGGCCGCCAAAACCCGAAGGTGAGATATTGGATAAAAAGTAATTATCGGGAAAAGATAAATAATGAGGAAAAAAATGTGACGCAAAAATAAGGAAGAATATGGTGAGTAGTAACCCATGCCatggaaaaagaaaggaaaggaaaaggaTTTAGATAAGATTAAGATAGGAGTAGGAGTGTAGTGACTAGTGATAACTGCGTGAACAAacgcccatatatatattatgtcaGCAAACAACTCTGCGTTGCGGTATGCATGCTTATCCATAGTAATAATACACACCATCCCTACTTGCTTGCACGATCGGAAAATATCATAGAATTACCCTTTTATTTCATCCAAATCGCATTGGGAACTTAAATTCTTTTAGACCTTTCTTTAATCCAAGAATAAATGAAAGTTAAGGTAACAATATATTTAGCTAATTGGCTGTATACTCCATATTCCATAAAAATATTCATAGTATAACACAtcacgaattttttttaaaaaatataaattataatatgagTGGAAAAAGAGTCccacattaattataaaattttgttaaaaaattattattataaatagattatgtatatttttatgagaggaatgaaaaaaaaaaattgtgcatATTTTTATGGATATTATGTGTCGAATGTGCAATTAGAAAATGAAACACAATCTCACGCGTATTATGTGTCGAATgtgcaattaaaaaaaagttattattataaatagacTATGCATATTATGTGTCGAATGTGCAATTAGAAAATGAAACACAATCTCACGCGTAGTCATGAAAGATGCATTTTACAGCATATATATTCCGGTGGATATAAAGGTACTAAAGAAAATATGCCCATCGCACGTAGAAGAATATTTTCTTAAGAAAGTGTTGCATCATTTAGAAGAATTTCGTAGGATGAAAAGTGAAACGTTAATATAAAACATTAATTCTCTAAACAAAGTACTTCCCCGTCTCACAaattttgacacgtttgatttcggcacgggaattaaggagttgtagattagtgttttaagtgtgtagttaataaagtataaaagtgataaaataagagagagaatgtaataaaagtgataaagtaaaagttattttatttaaaaatgtgtcaagatttgtggaacaacccaaaaagaaaaatgtgtcaagattcgtgggacggaggaatcAGTACTATATATAATTGTATCAAAAGTGGTTTAAATTGTAAATCTAATTGTTTACATGCTAATGTCTGCCTCACTTGGATGTGCATATTAGTTAAATAATCGGATCCATTGGAATTTCGAGAGTAATTAATTTTGAGAAGCAGCGGTGTTTTGGTTATTTTTTGTGGCATGCAGGAAGTTTGTTTCGGCGATTATTAGCGGCGACGACACCGGAAGGCTGATGAAATTCGATCCCCGCACAAGAAAAGCTAGTGTCCTCGTCAACAACCTCAAGTTCCCAAACGGCGTCGCATTGAGCAGAAGCGGCGATTTCCTCCTATTCGTGGAGACCACCACTTGCAAACTCTACAAATTGTGGCTCACACCCGCCAGATATGGGGAAGTGGAGGTCGTCACGGAATTCTTCGGATTCCCAGACAATATAAAGAGGAACAGGAATGGTGAATTTTGGGTGGGAATCAATTCTCGGAGAGGGAAGCTCTTGCAATGCCTCATTTCCCAGCCTTGGATCGGAAACGCGGTGGTTCGGTTTGTGCCGTGGGATGTTACGAGGCTGCGCTCGTACTGGGCTGGTTTGGTTGGTAGGAACGGGATGGGGGTTAGACTGGATAGGAATGGGAATGTGGTGGAGGTGTTGGACTTTCACAGATGGAAGGAGGTGAGTGAAGTGCACGAGGAGGAAGGCTCTTTGTGGATAGGATCTGTTGTCATGCCCTTTTCTATTACACACAAATTTCCAAATTCTATATGAGATTTTAAGACCTAATAATAATGAATGTGGATTACATCATATCTCTCATTTTTTGGTCAATTAATTCATGTGGGATTGTTGTTGTGCATGTGATTTTCTTTCAAGCACAAGGGGATTTTAATACGGAATTACTACACCACTTTACGAATGTTGCAGTTGTAACATAATTTTGTCTACTTAATTACAACACCTAATTTTCCTTTCAAATTTGTACAAATATGCATGCATCACTAGGTCGAAGTCGTTTTACCAAAGGAAACAACACGATTTTGTGGCTGCAAATAGTGAATGTTGTATTGCAAATTGAAATTCTAGAAAAGACGTGGGATTGATTATAAATTTGGGggcatattatttatttttggcaaTTAAAGATACGTAACGCTAAGTGAGTTGATCATATATAGGGATATTTggctttaaattttatttcaaaacataacctgtcgaagaaattaaagaaattagtTTGCTGCTAAAATTTATTGGATCACAAACAGAGCGCTCGGTTTGTTTGGCTTAAGAATGGTAAATACTTGGTCAAGTTCGCTTAATTAGGTCTTTTTTTACGGTTAATATAAGTTTGCCTTTAATAAATTTCGCTATCGTACATAATATTcagatttttattttctatgagaagtgagaataatgaataaggAGTATCTAGTGTTGAATAATGTAGTATATAAGTATTAAATATTACTCAttccatcccacgaatcttgacacgtttgatttcgccacgagaattaaggaattgtagattagtgttttaagtgtgtaggtaataaagtataaaaatgataaagtaggaaataGAATGTAATAAGGTGATAAAGTATaagagagaatgtaattaaAACCCCTTAtttttggattaattattactttatttggaaatatgtcaagattcgtgggacggagtgagtaataATTCGTTCCCTTCAAAATTTGACTAAAGTAAAAATTTTCCACCTCAAGGTAAATATCAGCTATATGaacattaaatcaacacctacaaatCAGTTTTAGATCTCACCATATATAAAGGATCTTATTGGAACCATTCAATCTCGTTCCAAAAAGGTACCTTGGAGGTTCTTCGCCACTTGGATATCATATTTACAGGAAAGGGAATGCGCCTGCGGTTATAATAACTAGCCCTCATATACTGGGAGGATGGCCGGTGGTCTCACTGCTCTTCATATTTTTTCTCAGTCGGTTGTGCGCGACTTATACACTCATAGCCATGTTCGCTACATTTAGCTTGGTGAGAATCACCCATTCCCGTCATTCTTGTTGGGGTCATGCTTTTAGTTTGGTGTGATTCACCCATTCCCTCGCTGGGGTTTTCTCTCGCTTCTGGGCTAGGCCGCGTACCCCTCAGTGGCAGTTTCAGCTTGGTGTTTTCCCGAACAGTTACACGGCGCTCTGAAATAACTGCTTGCTCAATTTCATAGCTTGTTCTTAGCGGCTCTTATCTTCTTTGTTTTTTATTGAGCTTTTTCACAATGCTTGGCATTCTTTTTTCATGATTCAGGGGTTGTGCATGCATCCAGTCCCCAAGGGCTCCAAAGATTTTTAGGTCTGTTCTCGGTTGTGATTTTGTTAGTTTTTAGTTGTGCTCTTGCTTAGATTGTTTGCGTTTTCCTGAGCTTCGTCTGGTTGGATTTAGAGTGGCCATTCTATAACTTTTTCAGATTCCTAATGCTATAAAATCTGGTTTCGGTTTGGTCTAGGCTGAAAACAACTCTTagagtataaaataggaataaattTACACTATTGATCTATCGATAATTTAATGGTTGAGAGTTAATCTTAGAAAGATCGTATGAAATGtataattttatgtagaacacgtattaATTCGCTATGAAAATGTCTGAattgtgatgattaaattttttactacctatgagattcgaacccaggacaaTGAATTTATCCAATATGGTAATGAAtaaaccatagatcttgatgaacTAAGGGATGAAAATAGTTCatctttatattttaagagctgtttttattttagtccctccattatttatatataggaGAAGGTTCAATGGAGAAGCATATATTTTCAAAGAAAGGAGAAAAAATCTCAGCCCTTGATTTCACTTAATTGAACGCACAAGATTCACGTGATATAATCACTATTTTCGCACGTTTAGGAATGAAGGATACTACCATATCCATTAATTACCTTAATTAAATCTAATTTGATATTCGATATGCAGAATGAATCCAGCAATACTTGTGAATAGTTAGATGAACAtgcaaaatatttttgttgaactattcatgtattttataaaTTCATTTGAACATTGATATACATGCAATGAAAATTTACAATGAACATTGATATAGTTAGATGAACatacaaaatatttttgttgaactattcatatattttataagttcaTCTGAACATTGATATACATGTGATGAAAATTTACAGTGAACATTGATATAGGTAGATGAACATACAAAACACTTTTGTTGAACTCTTCTTGTTTTTTGTAAATTCCTCTGAATATTAATATACATACGATGAACAACTGACACATATCTCATGAAcatattaaaatcaaatcagCTCATAGGATGGAAAGTGAAAAATTTGCGGGATATGAACTTCCAGAAAAATTTGCGGGATCTGAACATTGATATACATACGATGAACAACCGACACATATTTTCATGAACATATTAGAACCAAATCAGCTCATAGGATGGAAAGTGAGAAATTTGCGGGATATGAACTTCCAGAATAAATTTGCGGGATATGAACCAAAATCAGATTTTTCGGTAATTAatcatattaattaaaataagaaagtgaCTTGATCTCAATCGTCCATTCAGTTTCAACGAATGATTCAGATTTCTTCTTCCTTATCTCTATAAGGGGATTTTCCTACTGTAACagaccacacacacacacacacacatgtatatatatatatatatatatatatatatggaagggctaacgtgagagcacctcttaaaataatacataagaactaataaaaaattatgaattttatgtaggacacatatgaattcgttgtataaaggtatgaattgcgaaaaataaatgtttgctacctttgggtttcgaactcaggaccatgaactcatccaacaggatgatgaaaaaaccgtagatcttgatgatctaagggctgaaaatgattcttattttatatcttaagaaatgaacttattttagccattataggccaaggttcaatgaagaaggcgcctaaatgtaagaaagaagagagaagtaatctcatccgttgatcttatctaatccaACAGACATGATTtatcacgccatgttcaacgaattttttcgttgaaaagatggggggtcgaaacccagaaccccaaaaatattgtatatgctcacgaatgttcaacgaaaaaaaccgttgaacatggcgtgaataaatcatgtccgttacattagataagatcaacagatgagattacttctctcttctttcttacatttagattttttttcattgaacctaaccctatatatatagggttagcttcaatggagaccactatatatatagagaatggAGACCAAATAAGagtcattgatctcaccaaaatcaatgaatcagattaatctgaattcttcaagtttaggaaatcccgtaaattcctcatttttcaattttgggaaccaacgaacattattatgaacttacgaacataaatatgtttatttgtatgttcatttgtttttatacgaacatatcgacgaacattagtatgttcatttgtttttatacgaacatatcgacgaacattattatgttaatttattttttatacgaacacatcgacgaacattagtatgttcgtaagttaataataatgttcgttggttcgcagaattggaaaatgaggaatttacgggatttcataaacttgaagaattcagatgaatctgattcattgattttggtagATCAATGACTCTAATTTGGTCTTCATtatctatataggggagtggtctccattgaactctttcctatcatatatataataaaaacacatttttttgtataaaataaaaacgcattaaaatgtatgaattttatgttgaacacgtatgaattcactgcataaaggtatgaattgcgaaaaataaatttttcgctacctttgggattcgaactcagctgaattcatccaacaaggtgatgaatcaaccgtagatcttgatgatctaaaggctgaaaatggtttctattttatacaaaataatgtgtttttattcgattcatcatcctgttagatgaattcatggtcttgggttcaaatctcaaaggtagtaaaattttatttttcgcaattcatacctttatacatcGAATTTATACGTGtcctacataaaattcatacatttttcctagttcttatttcttattttaaaaggtgctctcacggtagctcttccatatatatatatatatatatatatatatatatatatatatatatatatatatatattaaccctcctctctctatatataaatatgtatatcTAACGGTTGAAATTTAATCTTAGAGAAATCGTATGAagatgtatgaattatatgtggaacatgtatgaattcgttgtgtaaatatctaaattgtgaaaattaatttttttgctacctatgggattcgaactcaagatcataaattcatcaaacaaagtaataaattaactgtagatcttgatgatctaatggttgaaaatgatttatattttatattttaaaatgaatttttatcttAGTGCATCCctctatatatgtgtgtataaaAAGAAAGGACATTAGGTTGAGCTTATAAACATTAGTACGGAGATCTTAAATTTGATCTGTGGGTGTTGATTTGATGTATCATATGGTCTATATTTGTTTGAAGGGATTTTTTTTTACCTGAGTTTGAATTTTGAAGgaagcaaaaattttattaatttcttaaatatttttattcaataATATATACTAGTTTATTCATTAATCTCACTTCTAAAAAAAACAATCTCACTATAATttaatcttatatatatattttccgtgctcacgaaaaataataattttattataatataaataataatttcattaTAATATAACTTTATATATACGTGGACCGAGGCACTATCGATTTTAACAAAATTGTATCGTGACATTGACCATATTAAATGACTGAATTTTCAAGCTCTAGAATTTCAATAGATGGAGGGTCCCCAAAACACTTGTGCCACAAATTAGATAATAGAGCCCTTTCATCCATGAATTATTGAACCCTATCTTGCAATCAATTATTGAATATCAATCTTCCTCTTGTTGttttatgcatataattgaaaatcTATACTATTTGAATGAAGACcacata
This window encodes:
- the LOC131002639 gene encoding protein STRICTOSIDINE SYNTHASE-LIKE 2-like; protein product: MQPQYFYKIMTTPIVFQAKAMTTNLIISTAFLALVVSILLLYFDAISIQDSNIHQEFKNDTSLVPNKIHDAVVLPMPGGAVGPESFTFDSRGGGPYTGVSDGRIIRWQANESRWVDFAVTSPKRDGCVGGGDQSEMEHICGRPLGLCFNVKTGGLYIADAYMGLVYVGPNGGLSRPIVKEVNGIGLGFTNSVDVDQSTGVVYFTDSSTRFQRRKFVSAIISGDDTGRLMKFDPRTRKASVLVNNLKFPNGVALSRSGDFLLFVETTTCKLYKLWLTPARYGEVEVVTEFFGFPDNIKRNRNGEFWVGINSRRGKLLQCLISQPWIGNAVVRFVPWDVTRLRSYWAGLVGRNGMGVRLDRNGNVVEVLDFHRWKEVSEVHEEEGSLWIGSVVMPFSITHKFPNSI